In the Nocardia asteroides genome, TGGCCTCCGCGACCTCGGTGTACTTCGCGGCGCAGGCGGCCATGGGCGCGGGGCGCGACATGCGCGGCGCGCTGGTGCACCGGGTCGGCACCTTCAGCGCGCGCGAGGTCGGCCAGTTCGGCGCCCCCTCGCTGATCACCAGGAACACCAACGACGTGCAGCAGGTGCAGCTGCTCGTCGTGATGTCGGCGACCATCCTGGTGATGGCGCCGATCATGTGCGTCGGCGGCATCGTCATGGCGCTGCGCGAGGATCTCGGGCTCTCCTGGCTGCTGCTCATCGCGGTGCCCGCGCTCGGCATCTCGATGGGCGTGATCGTGGCCTTCATGGTGCCCGGGTTCCGGCAGATGCAGGACCGCATCGACCAGGTGAACCGGGTGCTGCGCGAGCAGATCACCGGGATCAGGGTGGTCCGCGCCTTCGTCAGGGAGCGGCAGGAGACCGCGCGCTTCGAGGTCGCCAACGACCTGCTCACCGCGGCCTCGCTGCGGGTCGGGCGGCTGATGGCGCTGATGTTCCCGACGGTCATGCTGATCAGCAATGTGACCGCGGTCGGGGTGATCTGGTTCGGTGGGCACGCGGTGGATTCCGGCGCCATGCAGATCGGCTCGCTGACCGCGCTGCTCTCCTACATCATGCAGATCCTGATGGCGGTCATGATGGCCTCGTTCCTGGCCATGATGGCGCCGCGGGCCGCGGTCTCGGCCGATCGCATCGGCGCGGTGCTCGGCACCGAGTCGTCGGTGCGGGAGCCGGAGACGGCGGTGCCGTTCCGGGGCGACCCGGCCACCGTCGAGCTGCGCGATGCCGAGTTCGCCTTTCCCGGCGCGGAGAAGCCGGTGCTGTGCCGGGTGCGGTTCCGGGTCGGGCCCGGCACGACCACCGCCGTCGTCGGCTCCACCGGTTCGGGCAAGACCACGCTGGTCAACCTGATCCCGCGGCTCATCGACGTCACCGCGGGCGCGGTGCTGGTCGGCGGCACCGACGTCAGGGAGCTGGACCTCAGCGAGCTGCGCGAGCGGATCGGGCTGGTGCCGCAGAAGGCGTACCTGTTCTCCGGGACGGTCGCGGAGAACCTGCGCTACGGCAAGCCGGACGCCACCGACGACGAGCTCTGGCACGCCCTGGAGGTGGCCCAGGCGGCCGATTTCGTGCGCGAGATGCCGCAGGGGCTGGCGACGCCGATCGCGCAGGGCGGCACGACTGTCTCCGGCGGGCAGCGGCAGCGGCTCGCCATCGCGCGGGCGCTGGTGCGCAGGCCGAAGGTCTACCTCTTCGACGACTCGTTCTCCGCGCTGGACGTCGCCACCGACGCCAGGCTGCGCGCGGCGCTGCGCCCGGAGACCGCCGACGCGGCGGTGCTCATCGTGGCCCAGCGGGTGACGACGATCAGGGACGCCGACCAGATCGTGGTGCTCGAGGACGGCGAGATGGCCGGGATCGGCAGCCACGAGGAGCTGCTCCGGGACTGCCCGGAGTACCGGGAGATCGTGGAGAGCCAGCTCTCCGCACAGGAGGCGCGGTGAGAGACAATCGCGCACGCGCTCGCTGCGCCGACCGGGTGCGGGTGTCCCGCATGACACAGGAGGCGCGGTGACCAGGCCGATGCCGGTGCCGGGGGCGCCGGAGAGCAAGGCGAAGTCGTTCAAGCCGTCGCTGAAGCGGTTGCTCGGCCGGTTGCGGCCGCACCGGATGCTGGTCGGCGTCATCGTGACGCTGGTGACCGTGTCGGTGGTGCTGAACACGCTCGGGCCGTACATCCTCGGCAAGGCCACCAACCTGATCTTCGACGGCGTCGTCGGCAAGAACCTGCCGTTCCCGCCCGGCACCACGCGGGACGAGGCGATCGCCGGGGTCAGGGCGAGCGGCCAGGGCACCTTCGCCGACATGCTCGGCGCGATGAACGCGGTGCCCGGCGTCGGCGTCGACTTCGACGCCGTCGGCCGCATCCTGGTGCTGGTGCTGGCGCTCTACATCGGCGCGGCGATCTTCGGCTGGCTGCAGGCCTTCCTGCTCAACCTGGTGATCAACCGGACCGTCAAGCAGCTGCGCGCCGACGTGGAGGACAAGATCCACCGGCTCCCGCTGCGCTACTTCGACTCCACGCCGCGCGGCGACCTGCTGAGCCGGGTCACCAACGACGTCGACAACGTCTCGATGAGCCTGCAGCAGACCATGAGCCAGCTGCTCACCTCGGTCTTCTCGGTGCTCGGCATCCTGATCGTGATGTTCTGGATCTCGCCGCTGCTCGCGGTGATCGCGCTGCTCACCGTGCCGGCCGCGGTCGTGGTGACGGCGCAGATCGCGAAGCGCTCCAAGCCGCACTTCGTGGACCAGTGGAAGTACACCGGCATCGTGAACGCCCAGGTCGAGGAGGCCTACACCGGCCACGAGATCGTCACCGCCTTCGGCCGGGTCGCCGAGGTGGGCGCGGAGTTCGACAAGCGCAACGAGCAGCTCTACCAGTCCAGCTTCAAGGCGCAGTTCATCTCCGGGCTGATCATGCCGGCGATCATGTTCCTCGGGAACATCAACTTCGTGCTCGTCGCGCTGGTCGGCGGGTTGCGGGTGGCGACGGGCAACCTCTCGCTCGGCGACGTGCAGGCCTTCATCCAGTACTCGCGCCAGTTCAGCCAGCCGCTCACGCAGATCGGCGCCATGGCGAACCTGCTGCAGTCCGGGGTTGCCTCGGCGGAGCGGATCTTCGAGATCCTGGACGCCGGGGAGCAGGGCAAGGATCCGGTGGAGTTCGCCGGGCGGGGCGAGGGCCGGGGCCGGGTCGAGTTCGAGCACGTGTCGTTCCGGTACGACCCGGAGACGCCGGTGCTGGACGACCTCTCGCTCGTGGCCGAGCCCGGCCACGTGGTCGCCATCGTCGGCCCGACCGGCGCGGGCAAGACCACGCTGGTCAACCTGCTCATGCGCTTCTACGAGCTCGACTCCGGCGTCATCCGGATCGACGGCGACGACATCACCGCCATGACCCGCGACGCGCTGCGCGCCCGGATGGGCATGGTGCTGCAGGACACCTGGCTCTTCCGCGGCACCATCAGGGAGAACATCGCCTACGGCAACGAGC is a window encoding:
- a CDS encoding ABC transporter ATP-binding protein → MLIGLLRTRLHPYRRQLAAVVVLQLISVIAMLYLPSLNADLIDGGVTKGDIGYIWTTGLWMLAVSGVQILASATSVYFAAQAAMGAGRDMRGALVHRVGTFSAREVGQFGAPSLITRNTNDVQQVQLLVVMSATILVMAPIMCVGGIVMALREDLGLSWLLLIAVPALGISMGVIVAFMVPGFRQMQDRIDQVNRVLREQITGIRVVRAFVRERQETARFEVANDLLTAASLRVGRLMALMFPTVMLISNVTAVGVIWFGGHAVDSGAMQIGSLTALLSYIMQILMAVMMASFLAMMAPRAAVSADRIGAVLGTESSVREPETAVPFRGDPATVELRDAEFAFPGAEKPVLCRVRFRVGPGTTTAVVGSTGSGKTTLVNLIPRLIDVTAGAVLVGGTDVRELDLSELRERIGLVPQKAYLFSGTVAENLRYGKPDATDDELWHALEVAQAADFVREMPQGLATPIAQGGTTVSGGQRQRLAIARALVRRPKVYLFDDSFSALDVATDARLRAALRPETADAAVLIVAQRVTTIRDADQIVVLEDGEMAGIGSHEELLRDCPEYREIVESQLSAQEAR
- a CDS encoding ABC transporter ATP-binding protein; amino-acid sequence: MPVPGAPESKAKSFKPSLKRLLGRLRPHRMLVGVIVTLVTVSVVLNTLGPYILGKATNLIFDGVVGKNLPFPPGTTRDEAIAGVRASGQGTFADMLGAMNAVPGVGVDFDAVGRILVLVLALYIGAAIFGWLQAFLLNLVINRTVKQLRADVEDKIHRLPLRYFDSTPRGDLLSRVTNDVDNVSMSLQQTMSQLLTSVFSVLGILIVMFWISPLLAVIALLTVPAAVVVTAQIAKRSKPHFVDQWKYTGIVNAQVEEAYTGHEIVTAFGRVAEVGAEFDKRNEQLYQSSFKAQFISGLIMPAIMFLGNINFVLVALVGGLRVATGNLSLGDVQAFIQYSRQFSQPLTQIGAMANLLQSGVASAERIFEILDAGEQGKDPVEFAGRGEGRGRVEFEHVSFRYDPETPVLDDLSLVAEPGHVVAIVGPTGAGKTTLVNLLMRFYELDSGVIRIDGDDITAMTRDALRARMGMVLQDTWLFRGTIRENIAYGNEHATEAEILAAARDAYVDRFVHALPEGYDTVIDEEGSGVSAGEKQLITIARAFLAKPSILILDEATSSVDTRTELLVQQATAALRRDRTSFVIAHRLSTIRDADLIVVMEKGSIVEQGTHHELLERRGAYYRLYNAQFAAATAQV